In the genome of Hippoglossus hippoglossus isolate fHipHip1 chromosome 12, fHipHip1.pri, whole genome shotgun sequence, one region contains:
- the coro1cb gene encoding uncharacterized protein coro1cb isoform X2, whose amino-acid sequence MEEKGNGRKSETGCSKLDPDTRSRGLTASGDPTNDEDFVVLERDETWMSSDGENDPFGARIKTENLQSSTKRRVEEDASATYCDDNLSQPSRNNPQGICCENKSRRTSDVRLVTAESVEARAGSSPAACLESEMGHRLAEVTGSRCQLKGVSHLEAAHAETTGRGKAEREQNNSSRYLGNMLDDAGCLNAQGEQGGENKECHNSGFDVQKTKVEKSFLNRFADAVSKRAKAGTGSSCTKKEDDGALRRAADSHPPKAKAHRSEIPQRDHPSFSLEQCDAIPSLPLPGNEACDEKIQVANSKRERELVFFSAVVTPPPLTHLLTKKDTTMETQNDTSVANSQMPNSCDSKDESLPKEKLKVKGPPPPVPKKPKNPLIKLKTAQLMSTDVQRRNKAHPHSEEKAKRRHTFHFNKDFPGNTPTNQDMCLLWDERGTYIAPTNMRRLSADLEPCQHRLLGRMDDQYSDMIDYDYCARMANLSPDRELQNLDMSKRRRSLGRRSSYNSSPPPVAKKPSKPFTSTESLHMPEVMSDVEVQRPRPACSRRREIYPEPLYEKVNAQDSNDNHAYYSYREDETVPGGDWDAGHDSEVGSYKPVSEIVKEANQMQRRPGRVKAEGVKAEVRVAEQGPSVKVSQIKNAFDVPKKSKERPQEVQPPPKKDMLRRVVRQSKFRHVFGQAVRNDQCYDDIRVSRVTWDSSFCAVNPKFVAIIIDASGGGAFLVLPLQKTGRIDKVYPTVCGHTGPVLDIDWCPHNDLVIASGSEDCTVMVWQIPENGLENPLSEPVVVLEGHSKRVGIVSWHPTARNVLLSAGCDNQIIIWNVGTGQAMINLEDMHPEVIFSVSWNRNGSLICTACKDKKVRVIDPRKKKIVTEKDKAHEGARPMRAIFLADGNIFTTGFSRMSERQLALWKSDNMDEPICVQEMDTSNGVLLPFYDPDTSVVYLCGKGDSSIRYFEITDEAPFVHYLSTFSTKEPQRGMGYMPKRGLDVNKCEIARFYKLHERKCEPIIMTVPRKSDLFQDDLYPDTAGPDPALEAEGWFAGKNGGPILISLKDGYVSTKSRDLKVVKSNALETKSATKVENTPTVQKHVPPPPSVKIEDKLEEVLREFKSLRDRVILQDRRIARLEDQVAKVSM is encoded by the exons atggaggagaagggaaatGGGAGGAAATCCGAAACTGGCTGCAGCAAGTTAGATCCTGACACTCGAAGCAGGGGTCTAACAGCCTCAGGTGATCCCACCAATGACGAGGACTTTGTGGTGCTTGAGAGGGATGAAACCTGGATGTCTTCTGATGGAGAAAATGATCCTTTCGGTGCTAGGATAAAAACAGAGAACCTTCAATCATCCACTAAAAGAAGAGTTGAGGAAGACGCTTCTGCAACTTACTGTGACGATAACCTTTCCCAACCTTCCAGGAATAACCCTCAAGGGATATGTTGcgaaaataaaagcagaagaaCGTCTGACGTGCGTTTAGTTACGGCTGAAAGTGTGGAAGCACGTGCTGGAAGTTCACCCGCTGCCTGTCTAGAGAGTGAAATGGGTCACCGTTTGGCTGAAGTGACAGGCAGCAGGTGTCAGCTAAAAGGAGTCAGTCATTTGGAGGCTGCCCACGCTGAGACAACTGGGAGAGGCAAAGCAGAGAGGgagcaaaacaacagcagtaGGTATTTGGGAAACATGCTTGATGACGCCGGTTGTTTGAATGCACAGGGAGAGCAGGGTGGGGAGAATAAGGAGTGCCACAATTCAGGATTTGatgtacaaaaaacaaaagttgaaaAATCCTTTCTGAACAGGTTTGCTGATGCTGTTTCTAAGAGAGCTAAAGCAGGTACTGGTAGTTCATGCACTAAGAAAGAGGATGACGGAGCATTAAGAAGAGCAGCCGACTCGCACCCCCCAAAGGCCAAGGCCCATAGATCTGAAATACCACAGCGAGACCATCCCTCATTCTCACTGGAGCAATGCGATGCGATCCCCTCTCTTCCGCTGCCAGGGAATGAAGCCTGCGATGAAAAGATACAGGTAGCAAACtcaaagagggagagggagctcGTTTTTTTCTCTGCCGTCGTGACGCCTCCACCTTTAACTCATTTGTTGACGAAGAAAGACACAACTATGGAAACACAAAACGACACAAGCGTGGCCAACTCACAGATGCCCAACTCATGCGATTCCAAAGATGAGTCTCTGCCAAAGGAAAAGCTCAAAGTTAAAGGTCCACCTCCACCGGTCCCCAAAAAGCCTAAAAACCCATTGATAAAGCTCAAAACTGCACAATTAATGTCCACTGATGTGCAAAGAAGAAACAAAGCTCATCCGCATTCTGAGGAGAAGGCCAAGAGAAGacacacttttcattttaacaaagACTTTCCAGGTAACACACCAACTAACCAGGACATGTGTTTGCTGTGGGACGAAAGAGGCACTTACATCGCGCCCACCAACATGCGCCGGCTCTCGGCTGACCTTGAGCCATGTCAACATCGTTTACTCGGACGCATGGATGATCAGTACAGCGATATGATTGACTACGACTACTGTGCGCGCATGGCAAACCTGTCTCCGGATAGAGAGCTGCAAAACCTGGACATGTCGAAGAGAAGAAGATCCCTGGGGAGACGATCCAGCTATAACAGCTCGCCTCCTCCTGTTGCGAAAAAGCCCTCAAAACCCTTTACGTccacagaaagtctacacatgCCAGAGGTCATGTCCGACGTAGAAGTCCAGAGACCAAGACCTGCTTGCTCACGGAGAAGAGAAATCTACCCCGAGCCCCTATATGAGAAAGTCAACGCACAGGACAGCAACGACAATCATGCTTACTACAGTTACCGTGAAGATGAGACGGTTCCCGGTGGTGATTGGGACGCAGGACATGACAGTGAGGTGGGCTCCTACAAGCCTGTGTCAGAAATTGTCAAGGAAGCAAATCAAATGCAGAGACGTCCGGGTCGGGTCAAAGCTGAAGGGGTCAAAGCTGAGGTTCGAGTGGCAGAGCAGGGTCCAAGTGTGAAAGTGTCCCAAATAAAGAACGCCTTCGACGTACCCAAGAAATCCAAAGAGAGACCACAGGAAGTGCAACCACCTCCAAAAAAAG ATATGTTGCGGCGAGTTGTGCGACAGAGCAAGTTCCGTCATGTCTTCGGTCAGGCCGTGAGGAACGACCAGTGCTATGATGATATCCGCGTCTCCAGGGTCACATGGGACAGCTCCTTCTGCGCCGTCAACCCCAAATTTGTTGCCATCATCATCGATGCCAGCGGGGGAGGAGCATTCCTTGTACTTCCTCTACAAAAG ACCGGCCGCATAGACAAGGTCTACCCGACAGTATGTGGTCACACGGGCCCAGTGCTGGACATCGACTGGTGTCCTCATAATGACCTTGTCATTGCGAGCGGCTCCGAGGACTGCACAGTCATG GTTTGGCAGATCCCTGAGAACGGGCTGGAGAATCCCCTCTCAGAGCCTGTGGTCGTGTTAGAGGGCCACTCTAAGAGGGTCGGGATCGTGTCTTGGCATCCCACTGCTCGCAACGTTCTCCTCAGTGCAG GGTGTGACAACCAGATCATCATCTGGAATGTGGGCACGGGACAGGCCATGATCAACCTGGAGGACATGCACCCTGAGGTTATCTTTAGTGTCAGCTGGAACCGCAATGGCAGCCTGATCTGCACTGCCTGCAAGGACAAGAAGGTCCGCGTCATCGACCCCCGCAAGAAAAAGATTGTGACG gagaaGGACAAAGCCCATGAGGGAGCTCGACCAATGAGAGCCATCTTTTTAGCAGACGGAAACATTTTCACCACCGGATTCAGCCGCATGAGCGAGCGCCAGCTAGCCCTGTGGAAAAGT GACAACATGGATGAGCCGATATGCGTTCAGGAGATGGACACCAGTAACGGGGTCCTGCTGCCCTTCTACGACCCCGACACCAGTGTAGTCTACCTGTGTGGAAAG GGCGACAGCAGCATTCGGTACTTTGAGATCACAGACGAGGCACCGTTTGTTCACTACCTCAGCACCTTTTCCACCAAGGAGCCTCAGAGGGGCATGGGCTACATGCCCAAAAGAGGCCTGGATGTCAACAAATGTGAAATCGCAAG GTTTTACAAATTAcatgagagaaaatgtgaacCTATCATCATGACAGTCCCACGTAAG TCGGATCTGTTCCAGGACGACCTGTATCCAGACACGGCCGGCCCCGACCCCGCCCTGGAGGCAGAGGGCTGGTTTGCCGGCAAGAATGGAGGCCCCATCCTCATCTCGCTCAAAGATGGCTACGTCTCCACGAAGAGCCGTGACCTGAAAGTGGTCAAGTCAAACGCCCTGGAGACCAAGTCAGCGACGAAAGTAGAGAACACCCCGACTGTCCAGAAGCACGTTCCTCCACCGCCCTCAGTC AAGATAGAAGACAAACTGGAAGAGGTGCTCCGAGAGTTCAAGTCACTCAGGGACCGCGTCATCCTCCAAGACCGTCGAATCGCCAGACTGGAAGACCAGGTCGCCAAGGTCTCCATGTAA
- the coro1cb gene encoding uncharacterized protein coro1cb isoform X1 has protein sequence MEEKGNGRKSETGCSKLDPDTRSRGLTASGDPTNDEDFVVLERDETWMSSDGENDPFGARIKTENLQSSTKRRVEEDASATYCDDNLSQPSRNNPQGICCENKSRRTSDVRLVTAESVEARAGSSPAACLESEMGHRLAEVTGSRCQLKGVSHLEAAHAETTGRGKAEREQNNSSRYLGNMLDDAGCLNAQGEQGGENKECHNSGFDVQKTKVEKSFLNRFADAVSKRAKAGTGSSCTKKEDDGALRRAADSHPPKAKAHRSEIPQRDHPSFSLEQCDAIPSLPLPGNEACDEKIQVANSKRERELVFFSAVVTPPPLTHLLTKKDTTMETQNDTSVANSQMPNSCDSKDESLPKEKLKVKGPPPPVPKKPKNPLIKLKTAQLMSTDVQRRNKAHPHSEEKAKRRHTFHFNKDFPGNTPTNQDMCLLWDERGTYIAPTNMRRLSADLEPCQHRLLGRMDDQYSDMIDYDYCARMANLSPDRELQNLDMSKRRRSLGRRSSYNSSPPPVAKKPSKPFTSTESLHMPEVMSDVEVQRPRPACSRRREIYPEPLYEKVNAQDSNDNHAYYSYREDETVPGGDWDAGHDSEVGSYKPVSEIVKEANQMQRRPGRVKAEGVKAEVRVAEQGPSVKVSQIKNAFDVPKKSKERPQEVQPPPKKDMLRRVVRQSKFRHVFGQAVRNDQCYDDIRVSRVTWDSSFCAVNPKFVAIIIDASGGGAFLVLPLQKTGRIDKVYPTVCGHTGPVLDIDWCPHNDLVIASGSEDCTVMVWQIPENGLENPLSEPVVVLEGHSKRVGIVSWHPTARNVLLSAGCDNQIIIWNVGTGQAMINLEDMHPEVIFSVSWNRNGSLICTACKDKKVRVIDPRKKKIVTEKDKAHEGARPMRAIFLADGNIFTTGFSRMSERQLALWKSDNMDEPICVQEMDTSNGVLLPFYDPDTSVVYLCGKGDSSIRYFEITDEAPFVHYLSTFSTKEPQRGMGYMPKRGLDVNKCEIARFYKLHERKCEPIIMTVPRKSDLFQDDLYPDTAGPDPALEAEGWFAGKNGGPILISLKDGYVSTKSRDLKVVKSNALETKSATKVENTPTVQKHVPPPPSVQKIEDKLEEVLREFKSLRDRVILQDRRIARLEDQVAKVSM, from the exons atggaggagaagggaaatGGGAGGAAATCCGAAACTGGCTGCAGCAAGTTAGATCCTGACACTCGAAGCAGGGGTCTAACAGCCTCAGGTGATCCCACCAATGACGAGGACTTTGTGGTGCTTGAGAGGGATGAAACCTGGATGTCTTCTGATGGAGAAAATGATCCTTTCGGTGCTAGGATAAAAACAGAGAACCTTCAATCATCCACTAAAAGAAGAGTTGAGGAAGACGCTTCTGCAACTTACTGTGACGATAACCTTTCCCAACCTTCCAGGAATAACCCTCAAGGGATATGTTGcgaaaataaaagcagaagaaCGTCTGACGTGCGTTTAGTTACGGCTGAAAGTGTGGAAGCACGTGCTGGAAGTTCACCCGCTGCCTGTCTAGAGAGTGAAATGGGTCACCGTTTGGCTGAAGTGACAGGCAGCAGGTGTCAGCTAAAAGGAGTCAGTCATTTGGAGGCTGCCCACGCTGAGACAACTGGGAGAGGCAAAGCAGAGAGGgagcaaaacaacagcagtaGGTATTTGGGAAACATGCTTGATGACGCCGGTTGTTTGAATGCACAGGGAGAGCAGGGTGGGGAGAATAAGGAGTGCCACAATTCAGGATTTGatgtacaaaaaacaaaagttgaaaAATCCTTTCTGAACAGGTTTGCTGATGCTGTTTCTAAGAGAGCTAAAGCAGGTACTGGTAGTTCATGCACTAAGAAAGAGGATGACGGAGCATTAAGAAGAGCAGCCGACTCGCACCCCCCAAAGGCCAAGGCCCATAGATCTGAAATACCACAGCGAGACCATCCCTCATTCTCACTGGAGCAATGCGATGCGATCCCCTCTCTTCCGCTGCCAGGGAATGAAGCCTGCGATGAAAAGATACAGGTAGCAAACtcaaagagggagagggagctcGTTTTTTTCTCTGCCGTCGTGACGCCTCCACCTTTAACTCATTTGTTGACGAAGAAAGACACAACTATGGAAACACAAAACGACACAAGCGTGGCCAACTCACAGATGCCCAACTCATGCGATTCCAAAGATGAGTCTCTGCCAAAGGAAAAGCTCAAAGTTAAAGGTCCACCTCCACCGGTCCCCAAAAAGCCTAAAAACCCATTGATAAAGCTCAAAACTGCACAATTAATGTCCACTGATGTGCAAAGAAGAAACAAAGCTCATCCGCATTCTGAGGAGAAGGCCAAGAGAAGacacacttttcattttaacaaagACTTTCCAGGTAACACACCAACTAACCAGGACATGTGTTTGCTGTGGGACGAAAGAGGCACTTACATCGCGCCCACCAACATGCGCCGGCTCTCGGCTGACCTTGAGCCATGTCAACATCGTTTACTCGGACGCATGGATGATCAGTACAGCGATATGATTGACTACGACTACTGTGCGCGCATGGCAAACCTGTCTCCGGATAGAGAGCTGCAAAACCTGGACATGTCGAAGAGAAGAAGATCCCTGGGGAGACGATCCAGCTATAACAGCTCGCCTCCTCCTGTTGCGAAAAAGCCCTCAAAACCCTTTACGTccacagaaagtctacacatgCCAGAGGTCATGTCCGACGTAGAAGTCCAGAGACCAAGACCTGCTTGCTCACGGAGAAGAGAAATCTACCCCGAGCCCCTATATGAGAAAGTCAACGCACAGGACAGCAACGACAATCATGCTTACTACAGTTACCGTGAAGATGAGACGGTTCCCGGTGGTGATTGGGACGCAGGACATGACAGTGAGGTGGGCTCCTACAAGCCTGTGTCAGAAATTGTCAAGGAAGCAAATCAAATGCAGAGACGTCCGGGTCGGGTCAAAGCTGAAGGGGTCAAAGCTGAGGTTCGAGTGGCAGAGCAGGGTCCAAGTGTGAAAGTGTCCCAAATAAAGAACGCCTTCGACGTACCCAAGAAATCCAAAGAGAGACCACAGGAAGTGCAACCACCTCCAAAAAAAG ATATGTTGCGGCGAGTTGTGCGACAGAGCAAGTTCCGTCATGTCTTCGGTCAGGCCGTGAGGAACGACCAGTGCTATGATGATATCCGCGTCTCCAGGGTCACATGGGACAGCTCCTTCTGCGCCGTCAACCCCAAATTTGTTGCCATCATCATCGATGCCAGCGGGGGAGGAGCATTCCTTGTACTTCCTCTACAAAAG ACCGGCCGCATAGACAAGGTCTACCCGACAGTATGTGGTCACACGGGCCCAGTGCTGGACATCGACTGGTGTCCTCATAATGACCTTGTCATTGCGAGCGGCTCCGAGGACTGCACAGTCATG GTTTGGCAGATCCCTGAGAACGGGCTGGAGAATCCCCTCTCAGAGCCTGTGGTCGTGTTAGAGGGCCACTCTAAGAGGGTCGGGATCGTGTCTTGGCATCCCACTGCTCGCAACGTTCTCCTCAGTGCAG GGTGTGACAACCAGATCATCATCTGGAATGTGGGCACGGGACAGGCCATGATCAACCTGGAGGACATGCACCCTGAGGTTATCTTTAGTGTCAGCTGGAACCGCAATGGCAGCCTGATCTGCACTGCCTGCAAGGACAAGAAGGTCCGCGTCATCGACCCCCGCAAGAAAAAGATTGTGACG gagaaGGACAAAGCCCATGAGGGAGCTCGACCAATGAGAGCCATCTTTTTAGCAGACGGAAACATTTTCACCACCGGATTCAGCCGCATGAGCGAGCGCCAGCTAGCCCTGTGGAAAAGT GACAACATGGATGAGCCGATATGCGTTCAGGAGATGGACACCAGTAACGGGGTCCTGCTGCCCTTCTACGACCCCGACACCAGTGTAGTCTACCTGTGTGGAAAG GGCGACAGCAGCATTCGGTACTTTGAGATCACAGACGAGGCACCGTTTGTTCACTACCTCAGCACCTTTTCCACCAAGGAGCCTCAGAGGGGCATGGGCTACATGCCCAAAAGAGGCCTGGATGTCAACAAATGTGAAATCGCAAG GTTTTACAAATTAcatgagagaaaatgtgaacCTATCATCATGACAGTCCCACGTAAG TCGGATCTGTTCCAGGACGACCTGTATCCAGACACGGCCGGCCCCGACCCCGCCCTGGAGGCAGAGGGCTGGTTTGCCGGCAAGAATGGAGGCCCCATCCTCATCTCGCTCAAAGATGGCTACGTCTCCACGAAGAGCCGTGACCTGAAAGTGGTCAAGTCAAACGCCCTGGAGACCAAGTCAGCGACGAAAGTAGAGAACACCCCGACTGTCCAGAAGCACGTTCCTCCACCGCCCTCAGTC CAGAAGATAGAAGACAAACTGGAAGAGGTGCTCCGAGAGTTCAAGTCACTCAGGGACCGCGTCATCCTCCAAGACCGTCGAATCGCCAGACTGGAAGACCAGGTCGCCAAGGTCTCCATGTAA
- the coro1cb gene encoding coronin-1C-A isoform X3, with protein sequence MLRRVVRQSKFRHVFGQAVRNDQCYDDIRVSRVTWDSSFCAVNPKFVAIIIDASGGGAFLVLPLQKTGRIDKVYPTVCGHTGPVLDIDWCPHNDLVIASGSEDCTVMVWQIPENGLENPLSEPVVVLEGHSKRVGIVSWHPTARNVLLSAGCDNQIIIWNVGTGQAMINLEDMHPEVIFSVSWNRNGSLICTACKDKKVRVIDPRKKKIVTEKDKAHEGARPMRAIFLADGNIFTTGFSRMSERQLALWKSDNMDEPICVQEMDTSNGVLLPFYDPDTSVVYLCGKGDSSIRYFEITDEAPFVHYLSTFSTKEPQRGMGYMPKRGLDVNKCEIARFYKLHERKCEPIIMTVPRKSDLFQDDLYPDTAGPDPALEAEGWFAGKNGGPILISLKDGYVSTKSRDLKVVKSNALETKSATKVENTPTVQKHVPPPPSVQKIEDKLEEVLREFKSLRDRVILQDRRIARLEDQVAKVSM encoded by the exons ATGTTGCGGCGAGTTGTGCGACAGAGCAAGTTCCGTCATGTCTTCGGTCAGGCCGTGAGGAACGACCAGTGCTATGATGATATCCGCGTCTCCAGGGTCACATGGGACAGCTCCTTCTGCGCCGTCAACCCCAAATTTGTTGCCATCATCATCGATGCCAGCGGGGGAGGAGCATTCCTTGTACTTCCTCTACAAAAG ACCGGCCGCATAGACAAGGTCTACCCGACAGTATGTGGTCACACGGGCCCAGTGCTGGACATCGACTGGTGTCCTCATAATGACCTTGTCATTGCGAGCGGCTCCGAGGACTGCACAGTCATG GTTTGGCAGATCCCTGAGAACGGGCTGGAGAATCCCCTCTCAGAGCCTGTGGTCGTGTTAGAGGGCCACTCTAAGAGGGTCGGGATCGTGTCTTGGCATCCCACTGCTCGCAACGTTCTCCTCAGTGCAG GGTGTGACAACCAGATCATCATCTGGAATGTGGGCACGGGACAGGCCATGATCAACCTGGAGGACATGCACCCTGAGGTTATCTTTAGTGTCAGCTGGAACCGCAATGGCAGCCTGATCTGCACTGCCTGCAAGGACAAGAAGGTCCGCGTCATCGACCCCCGCAAGAAAAAGATTGTGACG gagaaGGACAAAGCCCATGAGGGAGCTCGACCAATGAGAGCCATCTTTTTAGCAGACGGAAACATTTTCACCACCGGATTCAGCCGCATGAGCGAGCGCCAGCTAGCCCTGTGGAAAAGT GACAACATGGATGAGCCGATATGCGTTCAGGAGATGGACACCAGTAACGGGGTCCTGCTGCCCTTCTACGACCCCGACACCAGTGTAGTCTACCTGTGTGGAAAG GGCGACAGCAGCATTCGGTACTTTGAGATCACAGACGAGGCACCGTTTGTTCACTACCTCAGCACCTTTTCCACCAAGGAGCCTCAGAGGGGCATGGGCTACATGCCCAAAAGAGGCCTGGATGTCAACAAATGTGAAATCGCAAG GTTTTACAAATTAcatgagagaaaatgtgaacCTATCATCATGACAGTCCCACGTAAG TCGGATCTGTTCCAGGACGACCTGTATCCAGACACGGCCGGCCCCGACCCCGCCCTGGAGGCAGAGGGCTGGTTTGCCGGCAAGAATGGAGGCCCCATCCTCATCTCGCTCAAAGATGGCTACGTCTCCACGAAGAGCCGTGACCTGAAAGTGGTCAAGTCAAACGCCCTGGAGACCAAGTCAGCGACGAAAGTAGAGAACACCCCGACTGTCCAGAAGCACGTTCCTCCACCGCCCTCAGTC CAGAAGATAGAAGACAAACTGGAAGAGGTGCTCCGAGAGTTCAAGTCACTCAGGGACCGCGTCATCCTCCAAGACCGTCGAATCGCCAGACTGGAAGACCAGGTCGCCAAGGTCTCCATGTAA
- the coro1cb gene encoding coronin-1C-A isoform X4, which translates to MLRRVVRQSKFRHVFGQAVRNDQCYDDIRVSRVTWDSSFCAVNPKFVAIIIDASGGGAFLVLPLQKTGRIDKVYPTVCGHTGPVLDIDWCPHNDLVIASGSEDCTVMVWQIPENGLENPLSEPVVVLEGHSKRVGIVSWHPTARNVLLSAGCDNQIIIWNVGTGQAMINLEDMHPEVIFSVSWNRNGSLICTACKDKKVRVIDPRKKKIVTEKDKAHEGARPMRAIFLADGNIFTTGFSRMSERQLALWKSDNMDEPICVQEMDTSNGVLLPFYDPDTSVVYLCGKGDSSIRYFEITDEAPFVHYLSTFSTKEPQRGMGYMPKRGLDVNKCEIARFYKLHERKCEPIIMTVPRKSDLFQDDLYPDTAGPDPALEAEGWFAGKNGGPILISLKDGYVSTKSRDLKVVKSNALETKSATKVENTPTVQKHVPPPPSVKIEDKLEEVLREFKSLRDRVILQDRRIARLEDQVAKVSM; encoded by the exons ATGTTGCGGCGAGTTGTGCGACAGAGCAAGTTCCGTCATGTCTTCGGTCAGGCCGTGAGGAACGACCAGTGCTATGATGATATCCGCGTCTCCAGGGTCACATGGGACAGCTCCTTCTGCGCCGTCAACCCCAAATTTGTTGCCATCATCATCGATGCCAGCGGGGGAGGAGCATTCCTTGTACTTCCTCTACAAAAG ACCGGCCGCATAGACAAGGTCTACCCGACAGTATGTGGTCACACGGGCCCAGTGCTGGACATCGACTGGTGTCCTCATAATGACCTTGTCATTGCGAGCGGCTCCGAGGACTGCACAGTCATG GTTTGGCAGATCCCTGAGAACGGGCTGGAGAATCCCCTCTCAGAGCCTGTGGTCGTGTTAGAGGGCCACTCTAAGAGGGTCGGGATCGTGTCTTGGCATCCCACTGCTCGCAACGTTCTCCTCAGTGCAG GGTGTGACAACCAGATCATCATCTGGAATGTGGGCACGGGACAGGCCATGATCAACCTGGAGGACATGCACCCTGAGGTTATCTTTAGTGTCAGCTGGAACCGCAATGGCAGCCTGATCTGCACTGCCTGCAAGGACAAGAAGGTCCGCGTCATCGACCCCCGCAAGAAAAAGATTGTGACG gagaaGGACAAAGCCCATGAGGGAGCTCGACCAATGAGAGCCATCTTTTTAGCAGACGGAAACATTTTCACCACCGGATTCAGCCGCATGAGCGAGCGCCAGCTAGCCCTGTGGAAAAGT GACAACATGGATGAGCCGATATGCGTTCAGGAGATGGACACCAGTAACGGGGTCCTGCTGCCCTTCTACGACCCCGACACCAGTGTAGTCTACCTGTGTGGAAAG GGCGACAGCAGCATTCGGTACTTTGAGATCACAGACGAGGCACCGTTTGTTCACTACCTCAGCACCTTTTCCACCAAGGAGCCTCAGAGGGGCATGGGCTACATGCCCAAAAGAGGCCTGGATGTCAACAAATGTGAAATCGCAAG GTTTTACAAATTAcatgagagaaaatgtgaacCTATCATCATGACAGTCCCACGTAAG TCGGATCTGTTCCAGGACGACCTGTATCCAGACACGGCCGGCCCCGACCCCGCCCTGGAGGCAGAGGGCTGGTTTGCCGGCAAGAATGGAGGCCCCATCCTCATCTCGCTCAAAGATGGCTACGTCTCCACGAAGAGCCGTGACCTGAAAGTGGTCAAGTCAAACGCCCTGGAGACCAAGTCAGCGACGAAAGTAGAGAACACCCCGACTGTCCAGAAGCACGTTCCTCCACCGCCCTCAGTC AAGATAGAAGACAAACTGGAAGAGGTGCTCCGAGAGTTCAAGTCACTCAGGGACCGCGTCATCCTCCAAGACCGTCGAATCGCCAGACTGGAAGACCAGGTCGCCAAGGTCTCCATGTAA